The following proteins are encoded in a genomic region of Fundidesulfovibrio soli:
- a CDS encoding DUF3987 domain-containing protein, whose translation MAAISPGPLSTGEGIVFNVRDEYRTWEEDKKTSPGEWKLKDPGVPDKRLIIMDEELAAGLRCSKREGNTLSPALRSFWDSGCVQPLTKSSPTRTTNAHVNIVAHITLEELERTLGEVELFNGFANRFLWVLARRSRLISRPSPMPAEELLKLQAVLLDRLKFAHSAGLMTLDDSAYELWDRVYPSLAMERGGLFGAVVGRSEAQVQRLAMIYALLDREAVIGIKHLEAALAFWNYCEASAAYIFKGRQADPLQEKILAALKASPHPVTATELHRALGNSYSQDQMKKALGSLTSSGIVIHEKEATKTKPRNIFRLNEKTEFFEHISSAGEPSENSDHSPECERRPEEENLPAVLALPEGGAR comes from the coding sequence GAAGGGATCGTATTCAATGTCAGGGACGAATACCGCACCTGGGAGGAGGACAAGAAAACCTCCCCCGGAGAATGGAAGCTGAAAGACCCTGGGGTCCCTGACAAACGCCTGATCATCATGGACGAGGAATTGGCAGCAGGATTGAGGTGTTCAAAGCGGGAAGGCAACACCCTGTCGCCAGCTCTACGCTCGTTCTGGGACAGTGGATGCGTTCAGCCGCTGACAAAGTCCAGTCCAACGAGAACGACAAACGCTCACGTCAACATTGTCGCGCACATCACCCTCGAGGAACTTGAGCGAACCCTCGGCGAAGTCGAACTCTTTAACGGCTTCGCAAACCGCTTCTTGTGGGTGCTTGCCCGGCGCTCGCGCCTTATCTCCAGGCCTAGCCCGATGCCTGCTGAAGAACTGCTGAAACTCCAGGCTGTCCTGCTGGACCGCCTGAAGTTCGCGCATAGTGCCGGGCTCATGACCCTTGACGACTCTGCATATGAACTCTGGGATAGGGTCTATCCGTCCCTGGCGATGGAACGCGGCGGGCTATTCGGAGCCGTGGTGGGGCGCTCGGAAGCGCAAGTCCAGCGACTCGCCATGATCTACGCACTTCTGGATCGTGAAGCGGTCATCGGCATCAAACATCTGGAAGCAGCCCTGGCGTTCTGGAATTACTGCGAGGCCAGCGCCGCGTACATCTTCAAGGGTCGGCAGGCCGATCCCTTACAGGAGAAAATTCTGGCAGCCTTGAAGGCTTCACCTCATCCCGTGACCGCGACAGAACTCCATCGCGCCTTGGGCAACAGCTACTCGCAGGACCAGATGAAAAAGGCTCTGGGTTCACTCACGTCAAGTGGCATTGTCATTCACGAGAAGGAGGCGACGAAGACCAAGCCGCGCAACATCTTCCGACTGAACGAAAAAACAGAATTTTTCGAACATATTTCCAGTGCCGGAGAACCGTCGGAAAATTCGGATCATTCGCCAGAGTGCGAGAGAAGACCAGAGGAGGAAAACTTGCCTGCGGTCCTCGCATTACCCGAGGGGGGGGCGAGATGA